The nucleotide window CTAGGCCCACGCAGATTTTTCTTGAAAAAATTTACGCGCTACACGTTTCTGATTTTGAATAATTTATGCCTTTATCGGCCCGTTAAAGACCTTTTACACAGAAAAAATATAGCCTCAAATCCACCAGATGTTTGGTGTAATCAAAAACACCTCCCATATTTGCAATCCCAAACGGCACGTAGCCGGGAAGGAAATGGGAGATTAGCTCAGCTGGTTCAGAGCATCTGCCTTACAAGCAGAGGGTCACTGGTTCGAACCCAGTATCTCCCACCATTGAGAAACAGGCACTTAGCAGCAATGCTGAGTGCCTGTTTTGCTTTTGGTTTAAACGCTGGTTTAAACAAGCTATCCTCAGCCACCACTTGATATTGACAAAGCCAGCGATGCACATTGCTGAAGATGCACGTCCAGTACCGCAAGCCGAGCTATTGACTACTGCTTGATACGCGGTAGCAGGTTGAGCACCTGCATAAATTCTTGCGGCGTTAAAAAGACTTGTTAGATATAACTTTAGGAAGTTGTTTAAATCAGATAAAAGCCTGTGCTTTGTATAGTCATTGTTCTATACCTTAGTGTACTAGTATACTATTAGTGAGTAGCTAATTATTTTCTAGTAGCTGGCTAGATAGTACTCTGCCCTCTTGTCATTTCTTGTGTTCCATCCCACCTGCCATTTTATCTATGGTGACACCCCTACGCGCGGTTAATTCTTCCCTTGTTGGTCAATTTACTGCTTCCCGGTCCTGGCACCGTGCTTTGCTGTTGTGCTTGTTTCTCATTCTGGGAGATACAGGCCGCGCCTTTGCTCAGACCTATATCCTGAACGAAGACTTTTCTTCCGCCTCGGGCACTACGCCGCCTACCGGCTGGCTCAACAGTGCCGGTTCCGGGCCTGCCACCGATAAGTGGCACTTCGATAACCCCGGAGGTCGGAATATCAACTACCCTTTCTCCGGCAGCTTCGCGATTTTCGACAGCGAGAACTACTCCTCGGACGGAAGCAAGGAAACCACGACACTGGAGACGCGCTTCTTCGATGCCTCGGTAAGCCAAAACACCGTTCTATACTTCGACCACTTTTTTGCGGGTGGTAAAGGCGGTAGTGGTACGGTAGAAGTGTACAATGGCTTTATCTGGCAGTTTGTGGCTTCGTATTCAGATAGCACAGGCAATCCACAAAGTGAGGTTTACAATATATCATCCTTAGTGAGAGGAGCCACTGCTGCGAAGGTTCGTTTTCGCTGGGAAGGTAATAACTCCTACTTCTGGGCTATTGACAACATTCGCATTTATGCTCCACTGCCGCTCGATGCAGGTATCAGTGCTCTAGATGCACCCAACATGCCATTTAAGGCTGGTGCGCAACCTATTCAAGTGCGTCTAACAAACTTCGGTGCGAATACGCTGACTAAGACTACTATTGGGTGGTCAGTGAATAATGTAGTGCAGGCTGCCTACAATTGGACGGGGAATCTTGCATTGGGCATGTCGGCTAATGATGTCAAGATTGGCAGCTATAATTTCCCCACGGGTAAGCCGGTACGCTTGAAAGTTTGGCAAACCCAACCCAACGGCCTCAACGACCCTAATGGACAGAACGACACCCTGGCTGTTACATTATATAGCAGCTTATGTGGCCTCTACACGATAGGGGGGACGAATCCAGACTTCACCAGCTTTTACGGAAGCGGTAACGGCGCTGAACAATGCGGGGGTGACCTGCGGGGTGACTTTCCGCGTGCGCAATGGCGTGTATAATGAGCAGGTCAAGCTGGGCCAGGTCAGTGGTGCCTCGGCCACAGCCCCCATCGTGTTTGAATCCGAGAGCGGGGACAGCACTAAAGCCACGCTGCATTATCAGGTAAGCAATCCGGGCAATGATTTTACCCTGTCCGTGGATGGCTCCAGCTATATCAGCTTCCGTAAGCTAGGCCTGCAGCGCAGCAATGGCACCAAGTGCGTAGTGGCTAGTAACGGCGCGCATCACCTGACTTTTACCCACAGTAGGATCCAAGGGCCACTCGATTTTACTGGCAGTGCCAGTGCTCCTGTACAGGAAATTCGCCTCGAGAAGAATGCTTTTGCACTCACCAATTATAACGAAGGGATACAGGCTATCCGTATCCAATACTTCCGCAACCTGACCGTTACCGGCAATAAGATACAGGTACATGGCGCCACCGGTACCAGCACCTATGCACTGCTTACTCTAAATGGGCAAACAGCCCTCTTGGCGGATAACAGCATTGCTGTTGGCAATAGCAGTTCGGTACAGACTGTTTATGGCCTTTATTCCTCGTCGTGTACAGATGTCCAAGTGTTGCGCAATCAGATTCGCCTCACAGGGGGCCAATCAGATTCTTACTACGGCATTTTAATGAATAGCTCTAGTGGGCAGACAGAGGTTCGGGGCAACCAGATAGGTAATCTACCAGGTCAGCTATCTAATCAGTTTACCAGAGGTATATCTGCGACAAGCAATACCGGTAACCTATTGATAGAAAGCAACCATATCGAATATGCTAACATGGGCATTTATGCTGCCAGTTCCAATACTGGCGTTCTGCGTATTGCCAATGACACTATCCGCAACGTACAAAGCGGCATTATGGCCAGCCTGGGCAGCAATGGCAACTCCACGCTGACTCACAATCTCATCGAAAATGTAACAGGAGGAGTTGGCCTCCAGGCTTTCGGTGGTACGGGACAAATAACCAGCAATAAAATTATCAACCTGACCGGCGCAACCGGTCTGTACCTGGATGGCTCCAACTGTCTAGCTGCCAACAATTTTATTCAAGCTGGCGGAGTAGGTTTTGCCAAAGGCATCACCAATGCGGGCTCTGATAACCGCATTGTCTTCAACTCGGTCCATATCACCAGTTCAGATGCTGTTAACGGCCGGGCCTTTGAGTTGACCAGTGGCAGCAATCTAACGGTCAAAAACAACATCTTCGCCAACACCGGCAGCGGCTACGCCGCCTACCTGAGCAGTAACCTCAGCGGCACCAACGACTGGGACTACAATAACTACTACGCCGCCTCCGGCAAGCTTGGCTTCGCTAATGGAACCACGCAAGCAGACTTGGTTGCATGGAAGGCCATTATAGGAAAAGAGGCTCATAGTAAAGCAACAAACCCTTTTTTCACTTCACGCACAGATTTAAGCATCAATCAAATTCTGCTTAATGGCGCAGCAACAACGGTAGCGAATGTAACGACCGATATTGATGGCGCAACACGAGGTAGCACTGCTGACATTGGTGCTAAGGAATACACACCCTGTAGCCCCGATGTAGGTGTAAATACTTTTGTTAGTTTAAGCAATCCGCTTGCGCCAGGTAGTCAAGCTGTTCGTGTGCAATTGCAGAATCAAAGCCAGAGCTCTCTTAATTCCGCGGTAATCAACTGGTCAGTAAATGGAGTGGCACAACCTGCATACAAGTGGACAGGTTCGTTAGCAGGTGCAGAGAATACGACCACAACGCTTGGGAATTACAGTTTTCAAGCAGGCCGATTCTATTCTATTAAAGCGTGGGCTACTACACCCAATAGTCAGCCGGCTTGTAATGCTTTGAATGACACGGCCACTATAAAGGATCTGGCAACTCCCCTGTGTGGCCTCTACACGATAGGGGGGACGAATCCAGACTTCACCACTTTTACGGAAGCGGTAACGGCGCTGAACAATGCGGGGGTGACCTGCGGGGTGACTTTCCGCGTGCGCAATGGCGTGTATAATGAGCAGGTCAAGCTGGGCCAGGTCAGTGGTGCCTCGGCCACAGCCCCCATCGTGTTTGAATCCGAGAGCGGGGACAGCACTAAAGCCACGCTGCATTATCAGGTAAGCAATCCGGGCAATGATTTTACCCTGTCCGTGGATGGCTCCAGCTATATCAGCTTCCGTAAGCTAGGCCTGCAGCGCAGCAATGGCACCAAGTGCGTAGTGGCTAGTAACGGCGCGCATCACCTGACTTTTACCCACAGTAGGATCCAAGGGCCACTCGATTTTACTGGCAGTGCCAGTGCTCCTGTACAGGAAATTCGCCTCGAGAAGAATGCTTTTGCACTCACCAATTATAACGAAGGGATACAGGCTATCCGTATCCAATACTTCCGCAACCTGACCGTTACCGGCAATAAGATACAGGTACATGGCGCCACCGGTACCAGCACCTATGCACTGCTTACTCTAAATGGGCAAACAGCCCTCTTGGCGGATAACAGCATTGCTGTTGGCAATAGCAGTTCGGTACAGACTGTTTATGGCCTTTATTCCTCGTCGTGTACAGATGTCCAAGTGTTGCGCAATCAGATTCGCCTCACAGGGGGCCAATCAGATTCTTACTACGGCATTTTAATGAATAGCTCTAGTGGGCAGACAGAGGTTCGGGGCAACCAGATAGGTAATCTACCAGGTCAGCTATCTAATCAGTTTACCAGAGGTATATCTGCGACAAGCAATACCGGTAACCTATTGATAGAAAGCAACCATATCGAATATGCTAACATGGGCATTTATGCTGCCAGTTCCAATACTGGCGTTCTGCGTATTGCCAATGACACTATCCGCAACGTACAAAGCGGCATTATGGCCAGCCTGGGCAGCAATGGCAACTCCACGCTGACTCACAATCTCATCGAAAATGTAACAGGAGGAGTTGGCCTCCAGGCTTTCGGTGGTACGGGACAAATAACCAGCAATAAAATTATCAACCTGACCGGCGCAACCGGTCTGTACCTGGATGGCTCCAACTGTCTAGCTGCCAACAATTTTATTCAAGCTGGCGGAGTAGGTTTTGCCAAAGGCATCACCAATGCGGGCTCTGATAACCGCATTGTCTTCAACTCGGTCCATATCACCAGTTCAGATGCTGTTAACGGCCGGGCCTTTGAGTTGACCAGTGGCAGCAATCTAACGGTCAAAAACAACATCTTCGCCAACACCGGCAGCGGCTACGCCGCCTACCTGAGCAGTAACCTCAGCGGCACCAACGACTGGGACTACAATAACTACTACGCCGCCTCCGGCAAGCTTGGCTTCACTAATGGAACCACGCAAAACAGCCTGAGCAGCTGGCGGCAAACGTTGAAGATTGACCCCAATTCCAGCGCCGTTAACCCCTTCTATAAGTCGAACACGGAGCTACGGCCTCTGCAGCGCTTTATTAACGGGGCTGGCATTGCTTCATCAGGTGTTACGCTGGATATCGATGGGGAACTCCGCAACGGTTCTGCGCCCGACGTAGGCGGTGATGAGTTTACGGTAGACTTCGGTATTACCCGTCTGGTAAGTCCCACGCTGGACTGCAACCTGGGCAGCAGTGAGCCAGTGACGGTGAACATTGCTCAGTACGGGGATATACCACTACTCAACCTGAAGGTGGCTTACCAAGTTAACAAGGGCACCATCTATACAGATATCATTCCGGGTAGCACGGCCAATGATATTGCCTACACTTTCAAGCAGCCCCAGGATTTGGGCACGGATGGGGTGTATAGTTTCAAGATCTGGCTCGTAGATGCCAACGATGACAACATCAATAACGACACGCTGCGCATTGACCGCTACAAGAAGCCGAGCCCAAGCGTAAACTTTACCTACGTAACGGACTGCGCAAACCAGCCTGTAAAGTTCTCTGGTTCGGCCAGCATCAGCACAGGTAGCATTTCTCGGTACGAGTGGTTGTTCGGGGATGGGGACTCCGCCTCGGTGAAAAGCCCCATCCACGCCTATGCAAAGTCAGGTACTTACACTGTGACAATGCGGGCTTACTCCAAAGAGGGCTGCTACAGCGCTATTAGCAAGGCTGTAACGGTCACCGAAACGCCCCAGGCGGCCTTCACGGCCAGCAACTCCTGCTTCGGCTCGGGTATCACGTTTACCAATACCAGCACCATCGGCTCGGGTACAATGAGCTACAGCTGGAAGTTTGGGGATGGCCAAACCTCCACAGCGCAGCATCCCACGCATACCTATGCCAAAGCGGGTACTTATAAGGTAGAGCTCACGACCACTGGCAGCGCCGGCTGCAGCACTACCAGTACTACCATGGTGACGGTATATCCGCTCCCCGTGGTTACTACCACGCCTACCGGGACCATCACTATTGTAAAAGGCTCGAAAACGACGCTGAAGGCCAATGATGGATTTACGTCCTACCGCTGGTCGGATGGGCAGCCCTACCAGGAAGCGGTGATTTCGACGCCAGGCACCTACACAGTGACGGTAACCGATAAAAACGGGTGCCAGGCCACTTCGGCTGCCGTAACAGTACAACTAGCTCCGGAACCTACGGTGAACCTGGGTGCCGATGTGACGATGTGCGAAGGCCAAAGCAAAACACTGACAGCGGCCGCTGGCTTCAAATCTTATAAGTGGAATACCGGTGCCACTACCGCTTCTATTACCGTCACCTCGGCCGGCACCTACAGCGTGACGGTAGAAGATGCCTATGGCCAGCAGGCTTCGGATGAGGTGGTAGTAACGGTCACAACCCTCTCTAACATCAGCTTTACGGGC belongs to Hymenobacter sp. J193 and includes:
- a CDS encoding PKD domain-containing protein, coding for MTFRVRNGVYNEQVKLGQVSGASATAPIVFESESGDSTKATLHYQVSNPGNDFTLSVDGSSYISFRKLGLQRSNGTKCVVASNGAHHLTFTHSRIQGPLDFTGSASAPVQEIRLEKNAFALTNYNEGIQAIRIQYFRNLTVTGNKIQVHGATGTSTYALLTLNGQTALLADNSIAVGNSSSVQTVYGLYSSSCTDVQVLRNQIRLTGGQSDSYYGILMNSSSGQTEVRGNQIGNLPGQLSNQFTRGISATSNTGNLLIESNHIEYANMGIYAASSNTGVLRIANDTIRNVQSGIMASLGSNGNSTLTHNLIENVTGGVGLQAFGGTGQITSNKIINLTGATGLYLDGSNCLAANNFIQAGGVGFAKGITNAGSDNRIVFNSVHITSSDAVNGRAFELTSGSNLTVKNNIFANTGSGYAAYLSSNLSGTNDWDYNNYYAASGKLGFANGTTQADLVAWKAIIGKEAHSKATNPFFTSRTDLSINQILLNGAATTVANVTTDIDGATRGSTADIGAKEYTPCSPDVGVNTFVSLSNPLAPGSQAVRVQLQNQSQSSLNSAVINWSVNGVAQPAYKWTGSLAGAENTTTTLGNYSFQAGRFYSIKAWATTPNSQPACNALNDTATIKDLATPLCGLYTIGGTNPDFTTFTEAVTALNNAGVTCGVTFRVRNGVYNEQVKLGQVSGASATAPIVFESESGDSTKATLHYQVSNPGNDFTLSVDGSSYISFRKLGLQRSNGTKCVVASNGAHHLTFTHSRIQGPLDFTGSASAPVQEIRLEKNAFALTNYNEGIQAIRIQYFRNLTVTGNKIQVHGATGTSTYALLTLNGQTALLADNSIAVGNSSSVQTVYGLYSSSCTDVQVLRNQIRLTGGQSDSYYGILMNSSSGQTEVRGNQIGNLPGQLSNQFTRGISATSNTGNLLIESNHIEYANMGIYAASSNTGVLRIANDTIRNVQSGIMASLGSNGNSTLTHNLIENVTGGVGLQAFGGTGQITSNKIINLTGATGLYLDGSNCLAANNFIQAGGVGFAKGITNAGSDNRIVFNSVHITSSDAVNGRAFELTSGSNLTVKNNIFANTGSGYAAYLSSNLSGTNDWDYNNYYAASGKLGFTNGTTQNSLSSWRQTLKIDPNSSAVNPFYKSNTELRPLQRFINGAGIASSGVTLDIDGELRNGSAPDVGGDEFTVDFGITRLVSPTLDCNLGSSEPVTVNIAQYGDIPLLNLKVAYQVNKGTIYTDIIPGSTANDIAYTFKQPQDLGTDGVYSFKIWLVDANDDNINNDTLRIDRYKKPSPSVNFTYVTDCANQPVKFSGSASISTGSISRYEWLFGDGDSASVKSPIHAYAKSGTYTVTMRAYSKEGCYSAISKAVTVTETPQAAFTASNSCFGSGITFTNTSTIGSGTMSYSWKFGDGQTSTAQHPTHTYAKAGTYKVELTTTGSAGCSTTSTTMVTVYPLPVVTTTPTGTITIVKGSKTTLKANDGFTSYRWSDGQPYQEAVISTPGTYTVTVTDKNGCQATSAAVTVQLAPEPTVNLGADVTMCEGQSKTLTAAAGFKSYKWNTGATTASITVTSAGTYSVTVEDAYGQQASDEVVVTVTTLSNISFTGLNTAYCATAGNATLAGTPAGGTFSGTGIVNGNQFSPSTAGPGIHTITYRYTNTSGCQGTATQQVTVNPVLSAPVATGASRCGTGTVTLKASGSSGTYAWYATASSTTVLSTNASFVTPSLSATTTYYVQASFNARMPQQPGECYGHY